The Desulfobacterales bacterium nucleotide sequence CCTGAGCGATGAACGCGGCTATCAAAAGCCCCATCGTGCACAGGCTAACCCCCAAAGTGGCAATTTTGGCCGGTGCATATCGATCGGAAAGCCGACCGGCGACAAGGGAGGTAACCGCCATCATAATGGGCTGAACCACCATTACAAATCCGGTGGCTTGCGGGGAAAGCCCTCTAACGGATTGCAGATAGAGGCTGAAATAAAAGGCGGTGCCGGACGCAGCAGTATAGTTAAGAAAGGTGGCCAGATTGCTGAAGGCAAAGGTCCGGTTCCGAATGATGGACCGAATGCTCACCAAAGGGGATGAGACACGCAGTTCATGTCGAATAAACATCAGCAGGAGTATGGCGCCGCAACCGGCAGCCCATTTGGCGCCGGCCCATTCCTTCCAATAGCTCATTCCCAGTATCAGGCAGGGCAACGCGGTCATGTAAGTCAGGGCACCGGACCAGTCAAATCTCTCATTTGCTGCGTTTTTCCCCTCCTCACGCAACTTCCACAGAGTCAGGGACAGCGCCATGACCTGGGCTGGAATGGCGATGTAAAACACCCAGCGCCACCCCAGATGGGTGATCATCAGACCGGCGATACTCGGGCCAGCCGAAAGACCAAGATAGGTGCTGCCCACCACAAACCCCAAGGCCCTGCCCCACTTCGCCGTGGGAATCGAAGAGGTGAGAATCGCCAGGCTGGTGGAGATGATCATGGAGGCGCCGATTCCCTGAATGAACCGGAAAATGATAAAAATGCGGATAGTCGGTACCATCGGCAGGATGATGTTGCAAAGGGCCATCACCACCATTCCTGCGGCAAACAGTTTCTTGCGGCCATAAATATCCGAAAAGCGCCCCATGGGCAACAACAGCATCGATCCGGACAACATGTAAAGCACTTCCACCAGGCCCAGGGCAACGGCCCCGGCTGAAAATTCCCGGCCAATGGACGGCAGGGCCACCCCCACGGATGAAAGCATATAAGGGGTCAGAAACTGGCTGACGGAGACCACCCAGATGATCGCGGCTTCCGACATGCCGGTCGGCGGAGTGGTGAGCGAAGTATCGGGGGATTTACTTATACTTATCTTTTTCAAATTCAAACAGTTCGATTGTTATAGCCCAGCCGATCAATCAATCTGCCGCTTTTAATGACATCGAACCATTAAGCAGTCGGCTCCTCTTGTCAATCGCAAAATTACCTTATCTCATGGAACACGATTGGTCACACAATTATTCACTGCCGATCAAAGCGCGCTGAATGGCACCCATGAGCACAATCAGCCGTCATTGGCTGGGAACAGCGAATTTAGGCAAGCTCAAACGATTTTCAGCGTTTCGAGAATCTCGCCTTCCAAAATGGCCGTCTTCTGTTTTCGGGTATCAAACATCACAAAGGTGATATCGGCATCCGCCACCACCGTGGCAGTTCCCTTGAGTTTGATTACCTGGTGAATCACGGCACGGCGTTTTCCAAATTGGGTTATTTCCGTTTCGATGGTCAGCACCTCGTTCAGCAATGCAGCGCGGCGATAGCTGATGTTAATATTAACAATGGTAAACGCATACCCATCGCGGCCTAATTTTATCAAATCCACCGATTTTTCAAACGCAGCCCATCTCCCCTCCTCTAAAAACTCCAAATAGCGGGCGTTGTTGACATGAGAAAAAGCATCCAGATGATATCCCCTAACTTTAATCTCGATGGTATGGCGCATAACAAACACTTTCCTCTGTGAATTCATGAAAAGATTGGATGTTTTGTTTTTCAAAGGCCGGAGTATGGCAAAAAGGGGTGTCCTGTGTCAATAACCAGGTTGATAACCCATTTAATAAATGGCAGCCCCATTGCGATTTAAATCCAACCTCGGTAAATAAAAGCGGCTGACGCTTGTTGAAAAACGGTTACTGCTGATAGACACGCTGAACCCTTTTATGATTTTCAGGAAAAAGAGAATGACGATGCATAAGGCGGCCGTATGACCGAGCTGCTAAAAAAAATAGACGATCTCGACAGACGGATTCTTGATTTTATTCAAAGCGGCGTGACCGATCCAGGCGAGGAGAGGTTTAACCAACTATCCCTTGATGTTTTTGCCCTTCAATATGCGCATATCCCCCTATACCGGAAATATTGTGGCAAGCGCGGCGCCACCCCTGAAAAGGTTTTTTCCTGGCAGGAGATTCCGGCGGTCCCCACGGCGGTTTTCAAGGTGGCGGATCTTTGTATTTTGCCGGATAAAGCGAATCGGGTGTTTATGACCAGCGGCACCTCAAACCCGGCGGAACGCGGCCGGGTCCGTTATGATGCCGGTGGGTTGCGGCTCATGGATGCGACGATCAAAACAGCCGCCGCCGCTTTTTTATTTCCGGACGGTGTTCACACCCAACTGATGGTCATCGCACCCAGCCCCGAGTTGGCACCCAACATGGTGATGGCTTACGGCATGAATCGATTGATCGAGCACTTCGGCGGGCCGGGCAGCCGATTTCTGGTCAATGAAAAAGGATTTGATGTCAAAGCGTTTATCAACGCATTGAATGAGTGCCAACGCAGGGAAGCACCAGTCACCCTTTGCGGCGGTTCTTTCGGATTTGTCAATTTTTTTGATTTCTGCGCAGTAAATGGTTATAAATTCAAGTTGCCGCAAGGATCGAGATGCCTGGATGCCGGCGGATTCAAGGGAAAAAGCCGGGCGGTCACCCGTGGGGAATTTCTGGACATGTGCCGGAAATTCCTGGGACTTTCCCGGAATCGATGCGTGAACCTACTGGGAATGACCGAAATATCCTCCCAGTTTTATGATAACACCATCAAAAACACCCATTCCGGCGCAACAGGATCAACGGTCAAATGCAACC carries:
- a CDS encoding MFS transporter, with amino-acid sequence MKKISISKSPDTSLTTPPTGMSEAAIIWVVSVSQFLTPYMLSSVGVALPSIGREFSAGAVALGLVEVLYMLSGSMLLLPMGRFSDIYGRKKLFAAGMVVMALCNIILPMVPTIRIFIIFRFIQGIGASMIISTSLAILTSSIPTAKWGRALGFVVGSTYLGLSAGPSIAGLMITHLGWRWVFYIAIPAQVMALSLTLWKLREEGKNAANERFDWSGALTYMTALPCLILGMSYWKEWAGAKWAAGCGAILLLMFIRHELRVSSPLVSIRSIIRNRTFAFSNLATFLNYTAASGTAFYFSLYLQSVRGLSPQATGFVMVVQPIMMAVTSLVAGRLSDRYAPAKIATLGVSLCTMGLLIAAFIAQASSLCMVLGVLMLLGFGFGIFSSPNTAVIMSSVQARDYGMASSMAATMRSMGMLVSMTIVTFVLSHFMGKQPVTVQTSGDFMTSMGTTFIIFGILSAVGIGCSLRRIAPGPAQG
- a CDS encoding thioesterase family protein, yielding MRHTIEIKVRGYHLDAFSHVNNARYLEFLEEGRWAAFEKSVDLIKLGRDGYAFTIVNINISYRRAALLNEVLTIETEITQFGKRRAVIHQVIKLKGTATVVADADITFVMFDTRKQKTAILEGEILETLKIV